In Scatophagus argus isolate fScaArg1 chromosome 3, fScaArg1.pri, whole genome shotgun sequence, one genomic interval encodes:
- the dstyk gene encoding dual serine/threonine and tyrosine protein kinase codes for MEGNVQQQKTTPLARELTRIFNSYNKHTIQLKKNLKETNIFFREIRQNYSNACASTMSSDSASLEAGQFSCISFPKHEEEFLHNTVGAAPYILILGQDCAARYQLLNCLLGERLLPLGPEAGEACEGVQGTACKRRKLCFTHGRQTRLSLALPGQYELVHQLAANCGRWDTVPREDLEIHDECEDPAHRLAELEITLHHPLLQEAKIMVVPCSSVQPIEEALEDCTHSVIPVILYAINQDSLSTEQVTELRKVKEMLSFPICFVRIPDSMSAASPESSRRAEKEKDREKSTLHKQLLSLDLLSGPTGNCPCGAPAQSPTPGAKPQSVLGENFERLHRLLVPFTRQVLQNQQVEAANLLNGLHCRCLDLFINQAFDMQRDLQITPRRLEYTREKEGELFISLMAIANRKQEEMKEMIVETLSSMKEQLLEDAANLEFADVIVTTNGEPVTSKEIKSCIHQIQELIVLRLNQAVANKLISSVNYLRESFVGTLERCLNSLEKSYIDYSVHNITSNHLKQLLNAAYHVEVTFQSGSSVTRLFWEQIKQIIHRITFVNPPAITPEWKRKVAQDAIESLSAAKLARSICSQFRTRLNSSHEAFAASLRQLEEGHTGRLERTEDLWLRVRKDHAPRLARLSLESRSLRDVLLHGKPKLGRELGRGQYGVVYLCDTWGGRYPCALKSVVPPDDKHWNDLALEFHYTRTLPKHERLVDLHGSVIDHTYGGGSSIAVLLIMERLHRDLYTGLKAGLSLRERLQIALDVVEGIRFLHSQGLLHRDIKLKNVLLDKQNRAKITDLGFCKPEAMMSGSIVGTPIHMAPELFTGKYDNSVDVYAFGILFWYLCTGSVKLPEAFEKCSSKDQLWNNVKKGARPERLPIFDEECWQLMEACWNGDPSQRPLLGIVEPSLQSIMVRLCGCDLERKSSSLEDSY; via the exons ATGGAGGGAAAtgtacaacaacagaaaacGACACCTTTAGCTCGGGAGCTGACGAGGATATTTAACAGCTACAACAAGCACACAATTCAGCTGAAGAAGAACCTTAAGGAGACTAATATATTCTTCCGGGAAATAAGGCAAAATTATAGCAATGCTTGTGCATCAACCATGAGCTCGGATTCAGCTTCTCTGGAGGCAG GCCAGTTTAGCTGCATCTCTTTCCCCAAACATGAAGAAGAGTTCTTACACAACACTGTGGGTGCGGCCCCGTACATCCTGATACTAGGCCAGGACTGTGCTGCCCGCTACCAGCTGCTCAACTGCCTGCTGGGAGAGAGGCTGCTGCCACTGGGACCTGAGGCCGGAGAGGCTTGTGAAGGTGTCCAGGGTACTGCCTGTAAGAGGCGAAAGCTGTGCTTCACCCATGGGAGACAGACACGGCTCAGTTTAGCGCTGCCAGGCCAATATGAGTTGGTGCACCAGCTGGCAGCTAACTGTGGTCGATGGGACACGGTGCCCCGGGAAGATCTGGAGATCCATGATGAATGCGAGGACCCTGCCCACAGGCTAGCCGAACTGGAGATCACCCTGCATCACCCACTGCTACAG GAAGCAAAGATCATGGTGGTACCATGTTCAAGTGTGCAGCCCATAGAAGAGGCCCTGGAAGACTGCACTCACAGTGTGATCCCCGTTATACTCTACGCCATTAACCAGGATTCCTTAAGCACAGAGCAGGTGACTGAGCTCAGGAAGGTCAAAGAGATGCTCTCCTTCCCCATCTGTTTTGTTCGTATCCCTGACAGCATGTCAGCAGCCTCCCCAGAATCCAGCCGCCGTGCggagaaggaaaaggacagGGAAAAGAGCACCCTCCACAAGCAGCTCCTCTCTCTTGACTTGCTCAGTGGCCCGACAGGAAACTGCCCGTGCGGCGCCCCTGCACAGAGTCCCACCCCGGGCGCCAAGCCCCAGAGTGTGCTGGGTGAGAATTTTGAAAGACTGCATCGATTGCTGGTGCCTTTCACTCGCCAAGTACTTCAAAACCAGCAGGTGGAGGCTGCCAACCTGCTTAACGGGCTTCATTGTCGCTGTCTAGATCTGTTCATCAACCAG GCCTTTGACATGCAGAGGGACCTACAGATAACGCCTCGCAGGCTGGAGTACACTCGTGAGAAAGAGGGTGAACTCTTCATCTCCCTCATGGCCATTGCTAACCgcaaacaggaagaaatgaaGGAGATGATTGTGGAGACCCTCAGCAGCATGAAGGAGCAGCTACTGGAGGATGCTGCCAACTTGGAGTTTGCAG ATGTCATCGTAACGACTAATGGAGAGCCTGTTACATCAAAGGAGATTAAATCTTGCATCCACCAGATCCAGGAGCTGATAGTGCTCCGTTTGAATCAGGCCGTGGCGAATAAGCTCATCAGCTCTGTGAACTATCTGAGGGAGAGCTTCGTAGGAACCCTGGAGCGATGTCTCAACAGTCTGGAGAAGTCTTACATTGATTATTCTGTCCACAATATCACTTCCAATCACCTAAAACAG TTATTAAATGCTGCCTATCATGTGGAGGTCACCTTTCAATCAGGTTCCTCTGTCACAAGACTCTTCTGGGAGCAAATCAAACAG ATAATCCACAGGATAACGTTTGTGAACCCCCCTGCCATCACACCAGAGTGGAAGCGGAAAGTGGCCCAGGATGCCATTGAAAGTCTCAGTGCTGCCAAACTGGCCAGAAGCATCTGCTCTCAGTTCAGAACCCGCCTCAACAGCTCCCATGAGGCCTTTGCAGCATCCCTGCGACAG CTCGAGGAAGGGCACACGGGGCGACTGGAGCGCACTGAGGACCTGTGGCTGCGAGTGAGGAAGGACCACGCCCCTCGACTGGCCCGCCTGTCTCTGGAGAGCCGCTCCCTCCGGGATGTGCTGCTGCATG GCAAGCCGAAGCTCGGGCGAGAGTTGGGTCGGGGCCAGTATGGAGTTGTGTACCTGTGTGACACCTGGGGAGGACGGTACCCGTGTGCTTTAAAGTCTGTGGTACCACCTGATGATAAACACTGGAACGACTTGGCTCTGGAGTTTCACTACACAAg GACTTTGCCCAAGCACGAACGGCTTGTCGACCTGCACGGCTCTGTGATCGATCACACCTACGGAGGCGGCTCGAGCATCGCCGTGCTGCTCATCATGGAGCGGCTGCACAGAGACCTCTACACGGGCTTGAAG gctGGTTTGTCGCTGAGGGAGAGACTTCAGATCGCTCTGGATGTGGTGGAGGGGATCCGCTTCCTGCACAGTCAGGGCCTCTTGCACAGAGACATAAAGCTGAAGAACGTTCTC ttggACAAACAAAATCGTGCAAAGATCACCGACCTGGGCTTCTGTAAACCAGAGGCCATGATGTCTGGCAGCATCGTTGGAACCCCCATCCATATGGCTCCAGAGCTGTTTACAG GAAAGTATGATAACTCTGTGGACGTCTACGCCTTCGGGATCCTTTTCTGGTACCTGTGCACCGGTTCAGTGAAACTCCCAGAAGCCTTTGAGAAATGTTCCAGTAAGGATCAACTCTGGAATAATGTTAAAAAAg GAGCCAGACCCGAGCGGTTGCCCATTTTCGATGAGGAGTGCTGGCAGCTGATGGAGGCCTGCTGGAACGGTGACCCTTCCCAGAGGCCGCTTCTCGGTATTGTGGAGCCCAGCCTGCAAAGCATCATGGTCCGGCTCTGCGGCTGCGACTTAGAACGGAAAAGCAGCAGCCTCGAGGACTCGTACTGA
- the nuak2 gene encoding NUAK family SNF1-like kinase 2, producing MDGFSVARLSSNRRPSVEGASPDENTPSGKAAIQVPVKKQAVKRHHHKHNLKHRYEFLETLGKGTYGKVKKAKERSGRLVAIKSIRKEKIKDEQDLIHIRREIEIMSTLCHPHIITIYEVFENKDKIVIVMEYASQGDLYDYICDKRNISEREARHFFRQIVSAVHYCHQNGIVHRDLKLENILLDGNGNVKIADFGLSNLYHGDEYLQTFCGSPLYASPEIVNGRPYHGPEVDTWSLGVLLYTMVHGTMPFDGHNHKTLVQQISTGNYRKPNNPSDACGLIRWMLMVNPERRATIEEIAGHWWLNWGYQQPLLAETKSSPAEQTVSSASPLTTHPAGLASVASWLRRTSRPLLENGSKMRCLLRSQGGGGDVIRQRSLRRSRKENNVSQNVHEGNTDSRPSKGILKRRNSVKQKATSESSAVGSVEPHILGLSAPANVPSVALLPRKGILKKPTEQESGYYSSSPENSDSGWAPQTKECPSAPTYRKGILKRNGKFSTGRLQEFGSLDQLAASLPCGGTRSRPSGAISEDSILSSESFDQLDLPDRVGPPAQMDKSAKARMRGCVSADNLLDIQEDGILGDGSLRPWNCYKSGVADSAFSITDCDNVTEAYKQAMVLRGSAAS from the exons ATGGACGGCTTCAGTGTTGCCCGTCTTTCGTCGAACCGTCGGCCGTCTGTGGAGGGAGCTTCACCCGATGAAAACACTCCATCTGGGAAAGCTGCGATCCAGGTGCCCGTGAAAAAACAAGCCGTGAAGAGacaccaccacaaacacaacctgaAGCACAGGTATGAGTTTCTGGAGACCCTCGGGAAAGGAACCTATGGCAAAGTGAAGAAAGCCAAGGAAAGATCCGGTAGACTG gtTGCCATAAAGTCAATCAGAAAGGAGAAGATCAAAGATGAGCAAGACCTGATTCATATTCGCAGAGAAATTGAGATCATGTCCACACTTTGCCACCCCCACATCATCACCATATATGAAG TATTtgaaaacaaggacaaaatTGTGATTGTGATGGAATATGCCAGCCAAGGGGACCTGTATGACTACATCTGTGACAAGAGGAACATCTCTGAACGGGAAGCCAGGCACTTCTTCAGACAAATTGTATCAGCTGTGCACTACTGCCATCAG aATGGTATAGTACACCGGGACCTGAAACTGGAGAATATTTTACTAGATGGCAATGGCAATGTGAAG ATTGCAGACTTCGGCCTGTCGAATCTCTACCACGGTGATGAGTATCTTCAAACCTTTTGCGGGAGCCCCCTGTATGCCTCGCCAGAGATTGTCAATGGAAGGCCATACCATGGGCCAGAGGTAGACACCTGGTCTCTTGGCGTGCTGTTATACACAATGGTTCATGGCACCATGCCATTTGATGGACACAACCACAAGACACTTGTCCAACAGATAAGCACTGGAAACTACCGAAAACCCAACAATCCTTCTG ATGCATGTGGGCTTATCCGTTGGATGCTGATGGTAAATCCTGAGCGCAGAGCCACAATAGAGGAGATTGCGGGACATTGGTGGCTCAACTGGGGCTACCAGCAGCCATTACTGGCTGAGACAAAGAGTAGTCCAGCAGAGCAGACCGTTTCATCAGCCTCTCCATTGACAACACACCCTGCGGGGCTGGCAAGTGTTGCCAGCTGGCTGCGCCGCACATCCAGGCCTTTACTGGAGAATGGCTCCAAGATGCGCTGCCTGCTCCGCTCACAGGGCGGTGGAGGGGATGTCATTCGGCAGCGCTCCCTGCGAAGGTCACGAAAGGAGAACAATGTCTCCCAGAATGTTCATGAGGGAAACACAGACAGTCGCCCCTCAAAAGGTATTTTAAAGAGACGCAACAGTGTGAAGCAGAAGGCAACAAGTGAATCCTCTGCCGTAGGTTCAGTGGAGCCACACATTTTGGGTTTGTCTGCTCCAGCCAATGTCCCTTCAGTGGCATTGCTGCCTCGCAAAGGTATCTTAAAGAAGCCCACAGAACAAGAGTCAGGGTACTACTCTTCCTCTCCTGAGAACAGTGACTCTGGCTGGGCACCACAAACTAAAGAGTGCCCTTCAGCACCAACCTATAGGAAAGGTATTTTGAAGCGCAATGGAAAGTTCTCCACTGGCAGACTGCAGGAGTTTGGCTCTCTAGACCAGCTGGCAGCCTCTTTACCCTGTGGGGGCACCAGGTCAAGACCAAGTGGGGCCATTAGCGAGGACAGCATTCTGTCCTCAGAGTCCTTCGACCAGCTTGATCTACCAGACCGAGTAGGACCTCCAGCACAAATGGATAAGTCAGCCAAGGCCAGAATGAGAGGATGTGTGTCTGCTGACAACTTGCTGGACATCCAGGAAGATGGGATTCTTGGGGACGGGTCGCTGAGGCCCTGGAACTGCTACAAGTCCGGAGTGGCTGACAGTGCTTTTTCCATCACAGACTGTGATAATGTAACAGAGGCTTACAAACAGGCCATGGTTTTACGAGGCTCTGCAGCAAGCTAA